Proteins encoded together in one Phalacrocorax aristotelis chromosome 7, bGulAri2.1, whole genome shotgun sequence window:
- the ANAPC13 gene encoding anaphase-promoting complex subunit 13 — MDSEVQRDGRILDLIDDAWREDKLPYEDVAIPLNELPEPEQDNGGTTESVKEQEMKWTDLALQYLHENIPPTGS, encoded by the exons ATGGACAGCGAAGTGCAAAGGGATGGCAGAATCCTGGATTTGATCGATGATGCATGGAGGGAAGATAAATTGCCATATGAGGATGTGGCTATCCCTCTG AATGAGCTTCCTGAACCAGAGCAAGACAACGGTGGCACAACTGAGTCTGTGAAAGAGCAAGAAATGAAGTGGACAGATTTGGCTCTCCAGTATCTCCATGAAAACATTCCACCCACGGGCAGCTAG